The Nicotiana tomentosiformis chromosome 2, ASM39032v3, whole genome shotgun sequence genome includes the window ACATGAACTTGAACACAATCTTCTCCTTCTGTTGCACTTAAAGCAACAGATGAAGGCCTTGGAGGAGGATTAGGAATTCGCAAGACACGTTTCTCAACCACCTCCAAAGGGTTGGTGGTTAATTTATGTTGGGAAATAAGAGGCTCAATCTCCTTCTCCACTTCCTTTGAACACATAAAACCATCAGATTGTCTTCTCTTATTACTATATATCAAGTCCTCTAGATAAAATTTTGATCCACTTATCGAGTGCCTGCGAGTAGAACTTTGTGTATCATCCCAACTATGATTAATGGTATTATCCGGGCTATCAACTAGTTGCAAATCTTCATCGGTAATAGGCCATTTCTTTAACTTCTTAACAAGGCTTAACCTCCTTGAGCTACTATATTTCGACTCCTCATCACTATGATCATAAGACAAGCAAAGTGATTCCCTACTTTTCTCACTATCATGAGGGCTACAAGTCTTTTCACAAGTCGTGGACGAACAATTGCGCAATTCTTCGCGCAAACATGAGTTCACCCACCTTAAGTAGGCAAGCTCCTCAACCTCATTCAATCTATTCATTTGAAGCCCCTCAACTTGTTTGCAAAGGTTTTCATTTGTGTGTCTCAACATAGAAGCCTCTGCTTTAATATTCTCAATTGTGTCCCCCTGATAATAATAAAGTGAAACAAGATATAATCAAGCTAACCAATTACAGTTGTTAGACGAATTCATTTTTTCCTACACTATGCATGAAAAATACAAGATAAAGTTTGAACCACATTTTTCAGTATTTCACTAATAAACTACTAGAGAAAACTATGCATTAAAGACATCTGTGGCCACTTTATCAAGGGTTTGCAAATTCAAGATTCAAAACTGCAATGAATACTGGATACTTTTCCTACACTATGCATGAAAAATACAAGATAAAGTTTGAACCACATTTTTCAGTATTTCACTAATAAACTACTAGAGAAAACTATGCATTAAAGACATCTGTGGCCACTTTATCAAGGGTTTGCAAATTCAAGATTCAAAACTGCAATGAATACTGGATACTTTTATAGACAAAGCAGTCAAAGTACCTCAGAAAGCCTACAAGCAATATCTCTTTTCTGAAGCTGGAGCTCCTTATTCAAGCGCCTCAACTCCACAACCTCCATTTCCAAACTAGTCACACTTTTGAATTCTTCCCTATTGGATATCTCATCTTGCCTCTCTAGAGCAGCAGCCAAGGAAACCAGTTGATCAGTAAGCCTTGCCTTTTCACATTCCAGCAATTCAACTTTCTTCACAAAACTATCGATCTCACTCTTCTTCAACTCCAGTTCCCTCCCGAGCTCGACAACTTTTGGACTCCTCTTGAATTCTGATAACTCAGCCTGCAACTTCAATTCCCTTCCCTTTGATTCTTGTAACAAGTTCCTCAAATGATCAATTTCATTGAATAGATCACGCGAACCGGAAGATTTAGCCCTGTGGATATTAACTGTTTGAGGATGAACTTGAGTTGAACTGGCTGAACATGACAAGTCTCCCATTAAAGACCTCTTCACCCTTGATTGAGAAATCCCAGAACAGTTCTTTTGGTTCGAGTTTTCGTTGACAGAAAGTGGCTCTTTCTTTGCATGAATTATCGTCTGCAACTTGGATTTCTTATCCCCTGAGAAACCCTTCACAATATGAGAACCCCATGAAGATCTCACCTTTGACAGATTACTACTATTCCCTTTTGCATTGCTATTACTACTACTACCCTTTGGTGCCTTATTTTGATCACCAAATTTTGAAGCTTTCACTCTATTCTCTGATGATTTTTCCTCTCCCATTGTGAACAACTTTAAAGATTCCAACCCCTTATACTCAAAACCCTGAATAACTTAATTATGAGGTCAGAAACTCCACAATCCCATTAGATTAAGCTCTAAAACCCTGAAGATACAAATGGAGTTTCCTCATAAAATGACTAACCCAAGTTTGAAGCTCAAAAATGAAACTTTTTCACCATAAAATTGAGCTCTAAAGAGGTTTAGCAAAGCTCAAAATTGAAACTTTTGCACCATTTTTTCAGCATTGGTCATCACAGATATTAAATGGGGGTCTTCAGTTTGAAGATCAAAACTGAAACTTTCCCACTGCATATTAATTTAACTTTGGAAACCAAGAATTTTATATGGGCTTACTCAGAAAATAAACTACACCAAAAGGGTGGAGCTCAAAAAATTCAAACTTTTCCACCATATATTCAGCTCTAGAAAACACAAAAATCAGATGAGTTTCTTTCTCTAGAAAATCAATTTGATGTGTAAAACCTCAAAAGTTCAAGAGTTTCCCTTTATATAAAGCTTTTGGAAGCTGAAGAATTAAATGGGTTTCtctaaaaaattaattttgactAGTCTAAAAACCTACAAAAATTAAATCTTTTCACTACTCAAAAGCCAAGAAAGCTTAAGAGTATTTATTGTCTTTGATCGTGCAAAGAAGACGCTCCTCTTTGATGACTTTTGAAGAGACAAATCATTAGTTAAAGAGAGCTGAAAATGGTGGAAAAAAGGCTCACACTTTGAGGATTCACTACACTATGCTTGGGAGAGAAAAAAGGGGAAGATTGTCGCAGCTTTAATGGCcgtttgaattttgaattttgaatttgttTTTCCCTTTTTTCTTTATTTCCCCCAGAGATTTGCATTTACTGATGGTAATATATAATTGATCTTAGCCGTATATTTTTTGTTGGCCCCACAGGCTTGCTTGGAGTGGTCTTAACTGAACGGTTGAGATTTCCAACATAGAAAAAGGTTCTGCAACGGTCGACTCCCGCGCTTGACCTTATACGTAATCCAGTTCAAATTATTAAATGTAAAGGTCAAGTTTAGCTTCGAAAGAATCTCACTTTGGCAACATATGTTGATCATTTCAATATGTCATTCATTTTTAACAGAACTTCAAGTGATATATTAATCATTTCAAATTGCAACTTAATGTGacatatgaaaaaaataaaataaaaagtttaaatttACGAGAGCTACTTAATGACCACACTAATTTGGCGGAGGATTtgcagtcgtaccctatatttgttccaccttttaacatgtaccatatttttaaaaattattgatttggtagccagttgacaaaaaatccgtaataatatgacaattatacccctgacaaaagatataaaacttgCATCACACATTAATCGCGTGAGATCTCCTCTTCTCCTCTCACCTTGAAACTAAAACTTcatgtagcatgaagttgtttcatgttgaagctaaaaTACATGCTAATATAGtatgaagttgtttcacattgaagctaaaactccATGTTAATTCATGCTGAAGTTATTCATCATGCAGtttacagttttgtcatgagttttatccgaaattgCAGTTTAAATATGCTGAAAttgtttagttcatttgctaaaacttcagactaaacattcttaagttttttagttcatttgctaaaacttcagactaaacatgcttaagttttttagttcatttgctaaaatttcagactaaacatgcttaagttatttggtTCATTTGTTAAAACctcaaactaaacatgcttaagtttttgtcttgcagtatgtaattttctaatgaatttTTGCTAATGTattctgaagttatttagttcatttgctaaaacttcagactaaacatgttgaagttatttagttcatttgctaaaacgtcagactaaacatgctaaagttatttagttcatttgctaaaatttcagactaaacatgcttaaattttttagttcatttgctaaaactttagactaaacatgcttaagttatttagttcatttgctaaaattttagactaaacatacttaagttttttagttcatttgctaaaacttcagactaaacatgcttaagttatttagttcatttgctaaaatttcagactaaacatgcttaagtttttgtcttgcagtatgtaattttctaatgagtttttgctaatacatgctgaagttatttagttcatttgctaaaacttcataccaaaaatgtaacgacccgaccggtccttTTGAGCTCTATCGCGTCATTCAGCAGTTTGAGACCCTgaacagcttcacttcaggtattatgacttgtacgcgtggtcggaatttaatttcggaaagttcggagttgatttggaaagaaaattctaatttcggaagccttaagttggaggaatttactaaagtgtgatttttgagcagacgacctcggaatcgggatttgaaggttccaacaggttcatatgatgattttggacttaggcatctgtccgaatcgagttttggatgacctgggagcgtttcagcgcctattgtggaaggttggcattttggaagaatttcataaatttgagttgaagtgcatttcaatgatatcgacgTCTGTCTGGGattttgagtctgggaatagctctgtatgatgattttagtcgtaggagcgcgtccggaagtggatttggaggtccgtaggtcattttgggggtCAATtgggcaaaagttggaaatttggttaattttaagaagtttgaccgggagtgaactttttgataccagggtcggattccgattccggaagttggagtaggcctgtaatgtcgaatgtgacttgtgtgcaaaatttgaggtcaatcggacgtgatttgataggtttcggcattgaatatagaagtttgaagttttaaagttcaataAGTTTgcattggagggtgattcgtgtgtttagcattgtttgatgtgatttaaaggcccgactaagttcgtaatgtgttttgggatgtgttggtatatttggttgaggtcccaagggcctcgggtggattccgaatggttaacggatcgagttgggACTTGGATGAAATGCTGAGGCAGTTGATATcttgtgcaatcgcacctgcgcgaaaagggccgcatgtgcgagctcaCGGGTACGAGCCATGAGTCGCATGTGCGAAGGAAAGGAGGCTGGTCAGGGACCGCAGGTACGGAATagttgggcgcacctgcgaagacgCAGGTGCGAAGTGGGAAACACAGGAGCGGGCGATGGGCACAGGTGCGGCGCAtggaccgcagaagtggacgCGCAGATGCGCTACATGGAGCACAGATGCGGGACTGTTGGGCTGAGCTTGAACCGCAACTGtgatggaatttctgcaggtgcgaagccgcagaagcgactatTGCACCGCgggtgcgaggatcgctgggcagtgaggtttttataaaacagggttttggctcattttcactttaTTTCGTCAATGAGAGctgattttggagtgccatcttcatcaactataatggggtaagtaatttcttcatattgtgagttaaatacatgatttttacatggattcaagaataaaaatttgtagaaatttgggattttgaagaaaaacctagaaattggtattcttggattttgatcacgaatttgggcatgaaattgagaataaattatatatttgagtttgtagtgttgtgggtagtgtttgtctttgAACATTTTcgaaatctgggcacgtgggcccgagggttgctttatcggcttttcgagcggagttgggaatttgtctaaattgatttgttatgagtattagagtatatttttattggtttgcacattgtttgacaagttttggagcgacgagcatcgatttgaggtgttagagggctcTGAAGTCagttatggaatttcagagctaggtaagtctcctgtctaaccctgtgaaGGGGAAACCACCCCTAGGTTAtacttattgttatgtgcaactagttgtgggcgCTACGtacatatgaggtgacgagagtccgtacgaaGCTAAAGCATatctatgtccgggtagacttaagaCCTTATCCTGTAATAATTGAATTCTTTTGAACTTGTTCTGCTGGcttatttaattaaagttataactgaaattgatttaAAATAAAAGTATTAGGTCAAGCTTTAATACCCTGAGTTGTTGCTAAGGTATTCGATAAATGTAAAAAGATGTACTTATTATTATGCTCATGTACTTTATTGTAAGCACGTATCTTGTGATTCGAAAATtaccttcctttcttgtggagcgggccgaacgcctcggcagtatatagaggTGCATCTCTgcttcgtgccgttcgaccctcggcagtgtacacactacTCCAGATCGGGccaaacgacctcggcagaatcgagCGATATATCGTTAGTAGTCCAAATATTCACGAAATAAACTTTTCACTAACACCCGgtattttatggtatttcttatctgattagtattgacacttggcatttatTTTGAGATATTGAGGTAGGATACATGATCGATAAATTTtgataaaaaggaaataagtgGAACATTATGAAACTTCATATTTCTCCCCTATTGATGTGTACTTTACAATTGTATGATATATTGTATTATTTAATTAACTGGActtctagtaagtatcgatgtcgaccccttgtcactactcatccgaggttaggctagatacttactgggtatgcgttgatttacgtactcatactacacttgctgcacatttttgtgcaaatgtatatgtgactagtggccttgtgagagcagaggcatgtatgcatacagggacttacgtgagctaCATTCCACATTATGACCCGcaaccggcagagtctccttcagagtatttatatttcttctATCCAATTTTGTATTCCGAacatatgctgtattttattttacattcctagttgatgcccaTGCCCTTGTGACACCGTATTTTGGGGTGACTTTGAGTTGTTTTGTATTGaattttgttaaaaatattatcatttactttgTTAATTTCATCTTCTACTGTTTgatggaaggaaaaatatgatttcaaaatattaaatgagaaccaaattgagtatttattattggcttgcctgacagtggtgtctggcgccatcatgacctttaatagattttgggtcgtgacaatatggtatcagagcactaggttcacttaggtctcacgagtcatgagcaagtctagtagagtcttgcggatcgatacggagacgtttgtacttatcttcgagaggctacatggctgttaggagcacttcccttctagattcctcatcatgcgatttaATTCCTTTGAGTCTTATGCCTTCATCTCCTtcttattcaatcttatgcgacgtgaagcgcttgtcaGAAATTGGAAatcgaggaattgtaatggtactacagatgtggtgcagaatgtttctccctgcgtatttgattgggctagagccgtcgccttgcggaaggccgttctgtcgtttcagctcagtatcaatATTATCTAAGGTTTTGATATTcagcattgattgttatgataaTTTGTATGTTGCTATCGCAcagtgtttgtgtaatggtaggacgCTTGCCTatgcgtcgaggcagtgaataACTCGAAAGAAGGTTTTActtagtgcatgattcagagtttcagtattttatttccggcagaggaaaggcaatcggactgaGAATATTCAGGTTTGGGTTAACGGAGTAACGGGAGTTGGtattttgagcgtggtggaatttttatCTGTGATATAGTGTCGTTGCCCTGGATTGAGTGTGttaagtttgccggtgttatggtcttcatcaatttgccttcggggcagggtactGTAAAATAGTATCGGGGAAGCGATtgtcagagatcgcagtgtgcggtggttcaggacttaatcggtggttcgggtgttgagggctcaaggaagatgatcttcggggaggtttaaagttgatagcgatctattggttcaagtgctacagagatagatattGAGTTAAttcaacaactgggcagcgaaggatgaggaagggcatgtgggaggtgtcttgcgatggttaaatttctagaaggccaagtgtgagagaCAAAAGTCAGccagttgcttaaaggagagggtttgaccaaagtgggagagtagcagagtagcatatgggttctgtggtaggatagctacacgccttgaggaaagtttagagtgatttgggattcatggtggatagtgaccaggtctacgggcttaatttggaatattggctactatacGGGGGAAAGTTGGATACGACGgaagggagttgcttgatatgaagaaggatataacatgactttggattggaatatatCATCGCAcatttagttgatgtcaatggggagtgaacgagcttatacagctggtgaatgagcacgggctcaggatggtttaaggATTTCATAGTAATGGTACTCAGTACAGCATTGTTGGAAGATATCGACATGGACTTTCCACAGGtgagttatctcctgtgagcaggctgGCGGTTGCGTGGTGTCGATGAAGCTTTTACAAATAATTCTACCGGCTATCCAGTAAGGGATCGAATAGGTGAACGTGGCTAGTGATTTAGAGTGTTCATAAAATATTTAacagaaggatttcgagaaaatttggcgggttgattatgCAAGATCATATCAATGGGggtaaggaatcttggtgggttccaaaGTTATGCGATGGTAGCtttaagctaagtgggagagctccACCGcctacaattggattgcatggttgtctacttgtgagatttcGGGTGATcgacatattggtgggttattacgaccaagggaaagagaacatcagtggtaatttgagcaaaggatttgaggaatgtgtgctataattggccttatcaattcatattcaggcTTGGGGAAGACttaggatttatgcttcgtgtagaggtgatttacaaggaaagtaattcagccgggtgcttctttgagagggtgttcatgtgctagcagagccttggagttcgATTATATTCGAGATcaagttagagtgggtgactctcaacaatggtcctagtcgattcaaaagttaaagtgtggtgcctaaggatttcgagttcgtagtatggttaagtatcgatctgttgcagcagattatgaaaggggcttggagtgttctatgttatcttcggtatgcggtgtagaagtggaagaatgggagaaaataacttcggaatcatagggaaattatcagaatgggtgtaccagttgaagatgtgaatatgcgcaagatgagggtatgagatggttcgtgggttttgagacaacgtggtctcgtggaATAAGGTCACTCAGGGTGAGTGTGGATTtaggttcatgatgttttgaatggagctattattattcctaaggcaagtccagagtaaattagaagaagtcagatcggttagcaatggttgaattggcatgatggtggcaatgatcagttccttcagcatgttaagttatacatgtgatttgtggtggtacgtgcgaggcttgacagcGGCCGTAATTGGTTTTAATTGGAGGCATTCGGGTACTACGGCTTGTTATGTGTAGATagattccggaagagttatggtggtttagaccactacttgaggattgtattttctGCAGTTGTGAGAATTTGGTCGCGTATTGCAATGGTTCTCCAAAAATGATTTAAGTGGAAGGTttatatatgatgaagtgtgtaccctattagtggttcagaagttttgatgaaattcttgtactctcgcgtatgGGCATGtcaggtgcagtgagcggcatggaaattggaagctgaggattatggttacggttcggtgttgacaagattgtcacgagctcagatgagcagggaagaattcagatgtgtAGAGTAAGCTGATATTGTCTTTggcatcacctgagatcggtgtcatgtgtaagaggctttgtgcactgatttgcggcttcttgatCTGCTTTACAACActagtgtggccggtggtatggatgtgctgGCTgattacctggtgcggaaggtcataggaacgtatcccacgggaagattgtataagtgtgacatgtagtcacttgattgattaaagatttgaaacCAATCAGGGGATGCCATTATGGTCATATGAATAATGCGGTGTATGGTGTCAATTCGGTAAGAGTATACAATCAGGGATCGGTACATCATGTAGTGATGGATATAGTGTTCGTATGTTAGGAACAGACCTGATAGATGATTTCAGATGTtgaaatttggctctaaggctaacttgactgaataaaagggagaatcttcagaatggcccgagctaatgtgctcaactgggttgtggtagcacggttaggtacacgaggtgttaaacaatgatttcggactCCAAAGtagttcttagcacattcgaggacgaacgtatgtttaagtgggaaagAATATAATatctcggccggtcgttttgagctctagcgcgtcattcaacggtttgagaccctgagcagcttcacttcaggtattatgacttgtacgcgtggttggaatttaattttgggaagttcggagttgatttggaaagaaaaaatctaatttcggaagtcttaagttggaggaatttactaaagtgtaattttttgagcagacgacctcagaatcgggatttgaaggtttcaacaggttcgtatgatgattttggacttagtcgtatgtccgtatcgggttttagatgacccgggagcgtttcagcgcctattgtggaaggttggtattttggaagaatttcataaatttgagttgaagtgcatttcaatgatatcgacgtccgtttgggattccgagtctgggaatagctccgtatgatgattccggtcttaggagcacgccggaagtggatttggaggttcgtaggtcattttgaggtcaattgggcgaaagttggaaatttggttaattttaagaagtttgaccgggagtggactttttgatatcggggtcggattccgattccagaagttggagtaggtacgtaatgtcgaacgtgacttgtgtacaaaatttgaggtcaatcggacgtaatttgataggtttcggcatcgaatatagaagtttgaagttctaaagttcattaagtttgaattggagggtgattagtgtttttagcgttgtttgatgtgatttaaaggctcgactaagttcgtaatgtgttttgggacgtgttggtatatttggttgaggtcccgagagcctcgggtgaattccggatggttaacggatcgagttgggACTTGGATAAAATGCTGAGGCAGCTGATatttggtgcaatcgcacctgcgtgaaaagggccacaggtgcgagctcgcaggtagGAGCCACGAGTTGCAGGTGTGAAGGAAAGGAGGCTGGTCAGGGACCGCATGTGCAGAacatttgggcgcacctgcgaagatgCAGGTGCGAAGTGGGCAACGCACGAGCGGGCGATGGGTGTAGGTGCGACACATCGACCGTAGTAGCGGACGCATAGATGCGCTACATGGAGCACAGATGTGGGACTTTTGGGCTGAGCTTGAATCGCACCTGccatggaatttccgcaggtgcggagccgcagaagcggctattgcaCCGCAAGTGCGAGGAACGTTGGGTAGTGAGGTTTTTACAAAACGggattttggctcattttcactttaTTTTGTCCATGAGAGctgattttggagtgccattttcatcaactataatggggtaagtgacttcttcacattgtgagttaaatacatggtttttacgTGGATtgaagcatgaaaatttgtagaaatttgggattttgaagaaaacctaaaaattggtattcttggattttgatcacgaatttgggcatgaaattgagaataaattatatatttgatttcgTAGTGTtgtgggtagtgtttgtcttcgaatattttcggaatccgggcacatgggcccgagagttgctttatcggcttttcgagcggagttgggaatttgtctaaattgatttgttctgagtattagagtatattttattggtttgcacattatttgactagttttggagcgacgggcatcggtttgaggtgttagagggctttggagccggttatggaatttcggagctaggtaagtctcttgtctaaccctgtgtgggGGAAACCACCCCCTAGGTGAtacttattgttatgtgcaactagttgtgggcgCTACCtagaggtgacgagagtccgtacgtagctaaagcatgtctatgtccgggtagacttaggaccttatccTGTAATAATTGAATTCTTTTGAACTTGTTCTGTTGGcttatttaattaaagttataagtGAAATTGACTTAGAAATAAAAGTATCAGGTCAAGCTTTAATACCCTGAGTTGTTGCTAAAGTATTCGATAAATGTAAAAAGATGTACTTattattgtgctcatgtacttTATTGTAAGCGCGTATCTTGTGATTCagaaacttccttcctttcttgtggagcgggccgaacccCTCGGCAGTATCTCTCGGAATGGGATAAAttccttcttttcttgtggagcggactgaacgcctcgacagtatatagAGGTGCATCTctggttcatgccgttcgaccctcgacagtgtacacactactccggatcgggccgaacgacctcgtcAAAATTGTGCGTTATAATGCTAGTAGTCCGAATACTCACGAGATAAACTTTTCACTAACACCAGatattttatggtatttcttatttgattggtattgacacttggcatttatTCTGAGATATTGAGGTAGGATACATGCTCGATAAA containing:
- the LOC104100290 gene encoding protein CHUP1, chloroplastic-like, encoding MGEEKSSENRVKASKFGDQNKAPKGSSSNSNAKGNSSNLSKVRSSWGSHIVKGFSGDKKSKLQTIIHAKKEPLSVNENSNQKNCSGISQSRVKRSLMGDLSCSASSTQVHPQTVNIHRAKSSGSRDLFNEIDHLRNLLQESKGRELKLQAELSEFKRSPKVVELGRELELKKSEIDSFVKKVELLECEKARLTDQLVSLAAALERQDEISNREEFKSVTSLEMEVVELRRLNKELQLQKRDIACRLSEGDTIENIKAEASMLRHTNENLCKQVEGLQMNRLNEVEELAYLRWVNSCLREELRNCSSTTCEKTCSPHDSEKSRESLCLSYDHSDEESKYSSSRRLSLVKKLKKWPITDEDLQLVDSPDNTINHSWDDTQSSTRRHSISGSKFYLEDLIYSNKRRQSDGFMCSKEVEKEIEPLISQHKLTTNPLEVVEKRVLRIPNPPPRPSSVALSATEGEDCVQVHVLPPPPPPPPPPPPKLMAKTTTGTVQRAPQVVEFYHSLMKRDSRKDSLNGGACDPSSVADVRSSMIGEIENRSSYLLAIKADVETQAEFVNSLIAEVNHAVFADIEDIVAFVKWLDDELCFLVDERAVLKHFDWPERKADTLREAAFGYRDLKKLENEVSSYKDDPRLPCDIALKKMVSLSEKMERSVYNLHRTRDSLMRHCKEFKIPTDWMLDNGILSKIKFGSVKLAKMYMKRVAAELQSKGPLDKDTSMDYMLLQGVRFAFRIHQFAGGFDAETMQAFEELRDLALALNKK